The Antarcticibacterium sp. 1MA-6-2 genome has a window encoding:
- a CDS encoding DUF2795 domain-containing protein: MYWTLELASYLSDAPWLTTKDELIDYAIRTGAPLEVVENLQSIEDEGDSYDSIEEIWPDYPTDEDYLWNEDEY; encoded by the coding sequence ATGTATTGGACTTTAGAACTCGCATCCTATCTTAGTGATGCACCCTGGTTAACAACAAAAGATGAGTTGATCGATTATGCCATTCGAACAGGCGCTCCGCTGGAAGTAGTGGAAAACCTTCAGTCTATTGAAGATGAAGGGGATTCATATGACTCTATTGAAGAGATCTGGCCTGATTATCCTACGGATGAGGATTATCTCTGGAACGAGGACGAATATTAA
- a CDS encoding RNA polymerase sigma factor codes for MAYRKSLDRLRKISTTRTSELVEDITEDILNHVESGLESMLNDERSEIIKRCILRLPEQEAVIITLYYFEEQSVKEIAQVMKIGEDNVKVKLFRSRKLLFTFLENYINQEKLGEQWKSGLEKNC; via the coding sequence ATTGCCTACAGAAAAAGCCTGGACAGACTAAGAAAAATTTCCACTACCCGAACTTCAGAATTAGTTGAAGATATAACTGAAGATATTCTGAATCACGTGGAGAGCGGGCTGGAAAGTATGTTGAATGATGAGCGTTCAGAAATAATAAAAAGATGTATTTTAAGATTACCTGAACAGGAGGCTGTCATTATTACTTTATATTATTTCGAAGAACAGTCAGTCAAAGAAATTGCTCAGGTTATGAAGATAGGAGAAGACAACGTAAAGGTGAAATTATTCCGAAGCAGGAAATTATTATTTACATTTCTGGAGAATTATATTAATCAGGAAAAATTAGGTGAACAATGGAAAAGCGGTCTAGAGAAGAATTGCTGA
- a CDS encoding sigma factor — translation MNHQTDQYFVEKAMHGDTRAFGILVERYQHYIFTLIFRMLKVREEAEEVAQNTFLKAYEALPGFRGNQNFQPGSIGLPTEKAWTD, via the coding sequence ATGAACCATCAGACTGACCAGTATTTTGTTGAAAAGGCTATGCACGGAGACACCCGGGCCTTTGGCATATTGGTGGAAAGATATCAGCACTATATCTTTACGCTTATTTTCCGGATGCTGAAGGTGAGGGAAGAAGCCGAGGAGGTGGCACAGAATACATTCCTGAAAGCTTACGAGGCTTTGCCGGGATTTAGGGGGAATCAAAATTTTCAACCTGGCTCTATAGGATTGCCTACAGAAAAAGCCTGGACAGACTAA
- a CDS encoding peptidoglycan DD-metalloendopeptidase family protein, giving the protein MATLEFSELIRDCTEGFTPVIDSEYKKKDYIHIDLSGKNKDLNKIEIPSAGEYKKYISDYVASKKRKIAYGGYNEKRNLYQRSVIFNDENTPSPRNIHIGLDLWCDAGTAVLAPLDGTVHSFQDNEGFGNYGPTIILEHIYAEKTFYTLYGHLSRKSIANLAFGQIVEAGDKIAVLGSSKVNGDYAPHLHFQIIEDLQGNSGDYPGVAAKEDLDFYLKNCPDPNLLLKIK; this is encoded by the coding sequence ATGGCGACACTGGAGTTCTCCGAACTTATACGAGATTGTACAGAGGGTTTTACTCCTGTAATAGATTCAGAATACAAGAAGAAAGATTATATACATATAGACCTCTCCGGCAAGAATAAAGATTTAAATAAAATTGAAATCCCTTCTGCCGGAGAGTATAAAAAATACATAAGCGATTATGTGGCTTCAAAAAAACGCAAAATCGCATATGGGGGTTATAATGAGAAGCGTAATCTTTATCAGCGCAGTGTAATATTTAATGATGAAAATACTCCCTCTCCCCGAAATATTCATATTGGACTGGATTTATGGTGCGATGCAGGAACCGCAGTTTTAGCACCTCTGGATGGGACGGTGCACAGTTTTCAGGACAATGAAGGCTTCGGGAATTATGGTCCGACTATTATCCTGGAACACATTTATGCTGAAAAAACTTTCTACACCCTTTATGGTCACTTAAGCAGGAAGTCAATTGCAAATCTGGCATTTGGACAAATAGTGGAAGCAGGTGACAAGATAGCCGTTTTAGGTTCCTCAAAAGTTAATGGAGACTATGCCCCACATTTACACTTTCAGATCATAGAAGACCTGCAAGGAAATTCCGGGGATTATCCCGGTGTAGCCGCAAAAGAAGACCTGGATTTCTATTTAAAAAACTGCCCTGATCCTAATTTGTTGCTGAAGATTAAGTGA
- a CDS encoding RNA polymerase sigma factor yields the protein MQQLIADCHANDRKAQLKLYNRYCDGMFIVARRFLRDPFEAEDAMQEAFIKAFAKLHQYQGDVTFGAWLKRIVINKCIDKLKAKKLELVALNEHILGTVEEDNNWQVDDGIGVEQVKKAMEELPEKYKYPLMLYLIEGYDHEEIADILKISQVASRTLVHRGKKKLQDELKTVKDGTGY from the coding sequence ATGCAACAACTAATAGCAGATTGTCACGCTAATGACCGGAAAGCACAACTTAAGTTGTACAATCGCTACTGCGACGGCATGTTCATAGTGGCAAGAAGATTTTTAAGAGATCCGTTTGAAGCGGAGGATGCAATGCAGGAAGCTTTTATTAAAGCATTTGCAAAGCTTCACCAGTACCAGGGAGATGTGACCTTTGGAGCCTGGCTTAAGCGTATCGTGATCAACAAATGTATTGATAAACTAAAGGCTAAGAAACTGGAACTCGTTGCGCTTAATGAACATATACTTGGCACTGTCGAAGAGGATAATAACTGGCAGGTAGATGATGGAATAGGAGTGGAGCAGGTAAAAAAGGCAATGGAGGAGTTGCCGGAAAAATATAAATATCCTTTGATGCTTTACCTTATTGAAGGATATGATCACGAAGAAATTGCAGACATTCTAAAAATATCGCAGGTGGCATCCAGAACCCTGGTGCACCGGGGAAAAAAGAAATTACAGGACGAACTAAAAACAGTAAAAGATGGCACAGGATATTAG
- a CDS encoding DUF2911 domain-containing protein: MSKNLTLGLKIAYGLLVIVLVFLFFNRYSTKAHSPEDTIVYQEAELELEVFYNRPYKKEREIFGSLVPYDQVWRTGANEATTFTTNEDLLIDGSFLAAGKYTLWTIPGEKSWKVIFNSKMYPWGIDADKKPYRDPEFDSLVIEVLSERN, encoded by the coding sequence ATGAGCAAAAATCTTACATTAGGACTGAAGATTGCTTACGGACTTCTGGTAATAGTACTTGTGTTCCTGTTTTTCAACAGGTATTCTACAAAAGCTCATAGCCCTGAAGACACAATTGTTTATCAGGAGGCAGAGCTGGAGCTGGAGGTCTTCTACAACCGCCCTTATAAAAAGGAGCGGGAAATCTTTGGTAGCCTCGTACCCTACGACCAGGTGTGGAGAACTGGTGCCAACGAAGCAACTACTTTCACCACAAACGAAGACCTGCTAATCGACGGATCTTTCCTGGCAGCAGGAAAATACACACTCTGGACGATCCCGGGAGAGAAATCCTGGAAAGTCATCTTTAATTCAAAAATGTATCCCTGGGGCATAGATGCAGATAAAAAGCCATACCGCGATCCGGAATTTGATTCGCTTGTAATCGAAGTGCTTAGTGAGAGAAACTAA
- a CDS encoding organic hydroperoxide resistance protein yields the protein MKTLYKATVTTSGGREGHVKSDDGILDFRVSMPKGLGGKGEKQTNPEQLFAAGYSACYGSALQIVAKKHKVDLGDFNVTATVKLGKTEEDDLQLSVVLDSYLPGVDVETGEKLVNEAHEICPYSRATRDNIDVTLNLLLDEE from the coding sequence ATGAAAACATTGTATAAAGCCACGGTTACAACTTCCGGAGGCCGGGAAGGTCATGTGAAAAGTGATGACGGTATCCTGGACTTTAGAGTGAGTATGCCTAAAGGACTTGGAGGTAAAGGTGAAAAACAAACCAATCCTGAACAACTATTTGCAGCCGGATATTCTGCCTGCTATGGTAGCGCTCTCCAGATAGTGGCAAAAAAACATAAAGTAGATCTTGGTGATTTTAATGTCACTGCCACCGTCAAATTGGGGAAGACGGAAGAAGATGACTTACAACTTTCTGTAGTTCTTGATTCATACCTCCCGGGAGTAGACGTAGAAACAGGTGAAAAGCTGGTTAATGAAGCCCACGAAATTTGTCCTTATTCAAGAGCTACAAGGGATAACATTGATGTTACGCTCAATCTTCTACTGGACGAGGAGTAA
- a CDS encoding glycosyltransferase family 2 protein, whose amino-acid sequence MKYDFTIIIPVYNESESLERLEQKLKEYLQRASRKTCIILVDDGSTDGSTEIIREITSRNSDFYRIVFKENAGKGAALKAGFEATTSPLLGYMDADLQTHPEDFERLLPFSQEYELVIYWRQVREDTGVKKLSSKVGNAVRNLFINDDIHDSGCPLKVIHTKNAQQIPMLTSLQRFIPAMILLQKGRIKEVPIPHYPRRAGVSKYSFKNRLLGPLFDCFGYVWMKKTYINYEIKEKNLD is encoded by the coding sequence ATGAAGTATGACTTTACAATAATAATTCCGGTTTATAACGAATCGGAAAGCCTTGAAAGATTAGAGCAGAAGCTAAAAGAATACCTGCAAAGAGCATCCCGAAAAACCTGTATAATCCTTGTGGATGACGGGTCTACAGATGGCAGTACTGAAATTATAAGGGAAATCACGTCCAGAAATTCTGATTTTTACAGAATAGTTTTTAAAGAAAATGCAGGAAAAGGTGCAGCTTTAAAGGCTGGTTTTGAAGCGACTACCAGCCCTCTTTTGGGTTATATGGATGCAGATCTTCAAACCCATCCTGAAGATTTTGAGCGCTTACTGCCTTTCTCACAGGAATATGAACTGGTAATCTACTGGAGACAGGTAAGAGAGGACACAGGAGTTAAGAAGCTCTCTTCCAAAGTTGGTAACGCAGTTCGAAATTTATTTATTAATGACGATATCCACGATTCCGGGTGTCCCTTAAAGGTCATACATACGAAAAACGCTCAACAAATTCCTATGTTAACTAGTTTGCAAAGATTTATTCCTGCGATGATCCTGCTACAGAAGGGCCGGATTAAAGAAGTACCCATTCCTCATTATCCACGGCGTGCGGGAGTATCTAAATACTCTTTTAAGAACAGGCTCCTTGGTCCCTTGTTTGACTGTTTTGGCTATGTTTGGATGAAGAAGACCTACATCAATTACGAAATCAAAGAAAAAAATCTGGATTAA
- a CDS encoding glycosyltransferase family 39 protein, whose translation MNLIKHLYHRYPEILLSLTGAMVFLLNLDLLFVNIMEARNFITAREMLEFNNWIFTTMNEVPRYQKPPLPTWLTAISAAVFGKENVYAYRLLTALASIFLVLMVYRIQLKLSIQKSLAFGSSIILATSFYIFFAGREGQWDIFTHSFMAGSIYFLLQLLTSGRSTYRAALLARFIFGSLYYEQRSCVFIRPFSSVCSKLWSYLQILPPAQIMEAFTFVYFNRNCNRSMVDDNCYLLRSCRIYKDCRGRERSLVQL comes from the coding sequence GTGAATCTTATTAAACACCTCTACCATCGATATCCTGAAATTCTGCTTTCTCTCACTGGAGCAATGGTATTTCTTTTAAACCTCGATTTGCTATTTGTAAATATTATGGAAGCCAGAAATTTCATCACCGCCAGGGAGATGCTGGAATTTAACAACTGGATATTTACGACTATGAACGAAGTGCCGAGGTATCAAAAGCCTCCATTACCAACCTGGTTAACGGCAATATCTGCAGCTGTTTTTGGTAAGGAGAATGTATATGCCTACAGGTTACTGACCGCTCTGGCATCCATTTTTCTGGTTTTGATGGTTTATAGGATACAGCTTAAATTAAGTATTCAAAAGTCTTTGGCCTTTGGCAGCAGTATTATTCTCGCCACCTCATTTTACATTTTCTTTGCCGGACGCGAGGGACAATGGGATATTTTCACCCATAGCTTTATGGCTGGTAGTATTTACTTTCTACTGCAACTATTGACCTCCGGCCGCAGTACTTACCGTGCAGCCTTATTAGCTAGGTTTATTTTTGGGAGCCTCTATTATGAGCAAAGGTCCTGTGTCTTTATACGCCCTTTTTCTTCCGTTTGTAGTAAGCTATGGTCTTACCTACAAATTCTCCCGCCTGCACAAATTATGGAAGCCTTTACTTTTGTTTATTTTAACCGGAATTGTAACAGGAGTATGGTGGACGATAATTGTTACTTATTACGATCCTGCCGAATTTACAAGGATTGCAGAGGTAGAGAGCGATCGCTGGTTCAATTATAA
- a CDS encoding phosphatase PAP2 family protein, producing the protein MLESINQLDRELFLFLNSLGNTTWDPFWLLVTEKWTALPLYAFLLYLIFKKFGIKGAIITAILIALLITATDQLANVFKHSFERPRPCGQEGVMEYARFVAERCGRFGYFSAHASNSTGVAIFLGIILKKYYPRLIYFLLIWAIFVSYSRIYLGVHYPGDILTGIFIGAIFGFLFSWFHAYLFRRFRVPVL; encoded by the coding sequence ATGCTTGAATCTATCAATCAGCTGGACAGGGAGCTATTCCTTTTTTTAAATAGTTTAGGCAATACCACCTGGGATCCATTCTGGTTGCTGGTAACAGAGAAGTGGACGGCTTTACCCTTGTACGCCTTCCTGCTCTATCTCATATTTAAAAAATTCGGAATAAAAGGAGCGATCATAACAGCAATCTTAATTGCGCTACTCATTACTGCGACAGATCAATTAGCCAATGTTTTTAAGCATAGCTTTGAGAGGCCCCGTCCCTGCGGACAGGAAGGAGTCATGGAATATGCCAGATTTGTAGCAGAACGTTGCGGAAGGTTCGGGTATTTTTCTGCACATGCTTCAAATTCAACAGGAGTAGCGATTTTTCTGGGTATTATTCTTAAAAAATACTATCCCAGGCTTATTTACTTCTTACTAATTTGGGCAATTTTTGTGTCATACAGCCGTATTTACCTGGGAGTTCATTATCCGGGAGATATTTTAACAGGGATATTTATCGGGGCTATTTTCGGTTTTCTTTTTTCGTGGTTTCACGCTTATTTATTCCGGCGGTTTAGAGTTCCCGTTTTGTAA
- a CDS encoding MATE family efflux transporter, translating into MYLSRYTKEFKTNLNIAFPVMMGQLGHVLVGLVDNLMIGRLGAAPLAAVSLGNSLIFIALSLGIGFSFAITPLIAEADGADDLETGRSYFHHGIILSTASGILLFLLLLLAKPILYHLDQPPEVVDLAIPYMEIVAFSLIPLMVFQGYKQFADGLSQTIYAMYATLLANVVNVTFNFLLIYGIWIFPRLELVGAAIGTLISRFFMLWFIWEILRRKKKFKNYFIWTRKNLLQPKIFKRILALGLPTALQMFFEVAIFISTIILAGTLGTNPQAANQIALNLASMTFMIAVGLGVTATIRVGNQKGLRNYKNLRRIAFSTFLLVFLIEAVFAVGFILLKDWLPTWYIDDPEVLLLAAQLLIVAALFQLSDGLQVVILGALRGLQDVKIPTVICFIAYWIIGFPVSIYFGKEEQLGSMGIWLGLLAGLTASALLLYLRFNFLSRQLIEEEENVLQEQVVQ; encoded by the coding sequence TTGTATCTTTCCCGCTATACCAAAGAATTTAAAACCAATCTCAATATTGCTTTCCCGGTGATGATGGGGCAATTGGGTCATGTTCTGGTGGGGTTGGTGGATAATTTGATGATAGGAAGGTTGGGAGCTGCACCTTTGGCCGCGGTTTCTCTTGGAAACAGTTTAATCTTTATCGCTCTTTCCCTGGGAATCGGGTTTTCTTTTGCAATAACCCCTTTAATTGCAGAAGCCGACGGAGCTGATGATCTTGAAACCGGGCGGAGCTATTTCCATCACGGGATCATTTTAAGTACAGCCAGTGGAATTCTCCTGTTTTTGCTTCTGTTGCTAGCCAAGCCGATTTTGTACCACCTGGATCAGCCGCCGGAGGTGGTGGATCTCGCAATTCCTTACATGGAGATTGTGGCCTTTTCTCTTATCCCGCTTATGGTTTTTCAGGGATATAAGCAATTTGCAGATGGGCTTTCCCAAACAATATATGCTATGTATGCCACCTTATTAGCTAATGTGGTGAATGTGACCTTTAACTTTCTCCTCATATATGGAATCTGGATCTTTCCAAGGCTGGAATTAGTTGGAGCAGCCATAGGTACTCTTATCTCCAGGTTCTTCATGCTCTGGTTTATTTGGGAAATTTTGCGGCGAAAGAAGAAATTTAAAAATTACTTTATATGGACCAGAAAAAATTTGCTGCAGCCAAAGATTTTTAAACGGATTTTAGCCTTAGGTTTACCCACAGCATTACAAATGTTTTTTGAAGTGGCAATCTTCATAAGTACTATTATACTTGCAGGAACCCTGGGAACAAATCCACAGGCAGCAAACCAGATTGCACTTAATCTCGCCTCCATGACTTTTATGATTGCAGTAGGCCTGGGGGTTACAGCAACCATACGGGTGGGAAATCAAAAAGGGCTAAGGAATTACAAAAACCTCCGGCGCATTGCCTTTTCCACATTTTTACTCGTTTTTTTAATTGAAGCTGTCTTTGCCGTGGGATTTATTTTGCTGAAGGATTGGTTGCCAACCTGGTATATTGATGATCCTGAAGTTTTATTACTTGCAGCACAACTGTTAATAGTGGCTGCCTTGTTCCAGCTCAGCGACGGTTTGCAGGTGGTGATCCTGGGAGCATTACGGGGGCTGCAGGATGTTAAGATACCTACAGTTATTTGCTTTATAGCATACTGGATCATTGGTTTTCCGGTTTCTATTTATTTCGGAAAAGAGGAGCAGCTAGGGAGTATGGGGATCTGGCTAGGTCTACTTGCAGGATTGACTGCTTCAGCATTACTATTATACTTAAGATTTAATTTTTTAAGTCGGCAGCTTATAGAAGAGGAAGAAAATGTTCTTCAGGAACAGGTGGTTCAGTAG
- a CDS encoding M20/M25/M40 family metallo-hydrolase — MRKMFFLFILLLSFKGFSQDTSSAEDSLEIRKIYDMALLNGQAYDWLEHLSLKIGPRLSGSVNAQRAVEYTKKELEELGLEKVWLQPVMVPKWIRGTKEYAFIETAPGTSRNVNIAALGGSVSTPAMGTKAEVIEVQGIEDLEKYGEEQIKGKIIFFNRPMRADLINTFAAYGGCVDQRYKGAAEAVKYGAVGVIVRSLTHRLDDFPHTGSMTYEDLPVEKRIPSAAICTNDAEYLSSLLKLDKSVKLYMKINSEQLADVQSYNVIGEITGSEFPDEYIVVGGHLDSWDLGDGSHDDGAGVVQSMEVLRLFKEINYKPKRSIRVVLFMNEENGLRGGNKYAEEVKRKKENHIFALESDAGGFTPRGFSFDTGDAQFNQIESWKKLFEPYLIHQFHRNGSGADIIPLKNGSVVLAGLRPDSQRYFDHHHSDNDTFEAINKRELELGAATMASLIYLVDKYGFKTISTQQEPKM, encoded by the coding sequence ATGAGAAAAATGTTTTTTCTGTTCATACTCTTACTATCCTTCAAAGGCTTTTCCCAGGACACATCTTCAGCTGAAGATTCTCTGGAGATCAGGAAAATTTATGATATGGCCCTGCTTAATGGTCAGGCATATGACTGGCTGGAGCATCTCTCATTAAAAATCGGCCCAAGATTATCAGGATCAGTAAACGCACAACGGGCTGTAGAATACACTAAAAAAGAGCTGGAAGAATTAGGTCTGGAAAAAGTATGGCTGCAACCTGTAATGGTGCCAAAATGGATAAGGGGTACCAAAGAGTACGCCTTCATAGAAACTGCTCCCGGAACAAGCAGAAATGTAAATATTGCAGCTCTTGGAGGTTCAGTTTCCACTCCGGCGATGGGAACTAAAGCTGAAGTCATAGAAGTCCAGGGAATTGAAGATCTTGAAAAATACGGAGAGGAACAGATAAAAGGAAAAATTATATTCTTTAATCGACCCATGCGTGCCGATCTTATTAACACATTTGCAGCTTACGGGGGTTGTGTAGATCAAAGATATAAAGGCGCAGCAGAGGCTGTTAAATACGGTGCGGTGGGAGTTATAGTTAGATCACTTACCCACAGGCTGGATGATTTTCCTCATACGGGGAGTATGACTTACGAAGATCTTCCTGTGGAAAAGAGAATTCCTTCAGCAGCTATTTGTACGAATGATGCTGAATATCTAAGCTCTCTTTTGAAGCTGGATAAATCGGTAAAATTGTACATGAAGATCAACAGTGAGCAATTGGCTGATGTTCAATCTTATAACGTTATTGGGGAAATAACGGGATCAGAATTTCCTGATGAATATATAGTAGTAGGTGGCCACCTGGATTCCTGGGATCTGGGAGATGGGTCTCATGACGATGGGGCAGGAGTAGTACAGTCCATGGAAGTATTACGTCTCTTTAAAGAAATAAATTACAAGCCAAAAAGGAGTATTAGGGTGGTCCTTTTTATGAATGAGGAAAATGGATTAAGAGGTGGAAACAAGTATGCCGAAGAGGTAAAACGTAAAAAAGAGAATCACATTTTTGCGCTGGAGAGCGATGCAGGCGGCTTCACCCCACGCGGATTTTCCTTTGACACGGGAGATGCACAATTTAATCAAATAGAAAGCTGGAAAAAGCTTTTTGAACCTTATCTCATTCATCAGTTCCACCGCAATGGCAGCGGAGCAGATATTATTCCATTAAAAAACGGTTCTGTAGTACTGGCAGGATTACGACCAGATTCTCAACGTTACTTTGACCATCACCATTCCGATAACGACACTTTTGAAGCAATAAACAAGAGAGAGTTGGAATTAGGCGCAGCTACTATGGCATCCTTAATATATCTGGTTGACAAATACGGTTTTAAAACCATTTCCACCCAACAAGAGCCGAAGATGTAA
- a CDS encoding sigma-54 dependent transcriptional regulator: MPKILIIEDEAAIRRVLIKILSEENSTYEVDEAEDGLVGIEKVKDEEYDLVLCDIKMPKMDGIEVLEAIKKIKSEVPVVMISGHGDLDTAVNTMRLGAFDYISKPPDLNRLLNTVRNALDRKELVVENTRLKKKVGKNYQMIGESPAISRIKGIIEKVAPTDARVLITGPNGTGKELVAHWLHQKSERSNGPMIEVNCAAIPSELIESELFGHVKGAFTSAVRDRAGKFEAANGGTIFLDEIGDMSLSAQAKVLRALQENKISRVGSDKDIKVDVRVVAATNKDLKREIEEKKFREDLFHRLAVILVQVPPLNERREDIPLLVEFFSEKITEEQGSIKKNFTEGAINLLKEYDWTGNIRELRNVVERLIILGGNEVTEEDVRLFASKA; the protein is encoded by the coding sequence ATGCCTAAAATATTGATTATAGAAGATGAAGCGGCTATTCGCCGGGTATTAATAAAAATTCTTTCTGAAGAGAACAGCACATATGAAGTTGATGAAGCTGAAGACGGATTGGTGGGAATAGAAAAAGTAAAGGATGAGGAATATGACCTTGTTCTGTGCGACATCAAGATGCCAAAAATGGATGGAATAGAAGTGCTGGAGGCTATAAAGAAAATTAAATCTGAAGTTCCTGTAGTGATGATCTCTGGTCATGGAGATTTAGATACTGCGGTTAATACGATGAGACTTGGAGCTTTTGATTATATTTCTAAACCGCCAGATCTTAACCGATTGCTCAATACGGTACGCAATGCTCTTGATCGTAAAGAACTGGTAGTTGAAAATACCCGTCTTAAGAAGAAGGTGGGGAAAAATTATCAAATGATAGGAGAATCTCCTGCCATTTCCCGCATTAAGGGCATTATAGAAAAAGTGGCACCTACAGATGCCCGGGTACTTATAACGGGCCCCAATGGAACAGGAAAGGAATTGGTTGCACACTGGCTGCATCAAAAAAGCGAGCGGTCGAACGGCCCTATGATAGAAGTTAACTGTGCCGCAATCCCTTCAGAATTAATAGAGAGTGAATTATTTGGTCATGTAAAAGGAGCTTTTACTTCAGCCGTTAGAGATCGGGCCGGAAAGTTTGAAGCAGCCAACGGTGGTACAATATTTCTGGATGAAATAGGGGATATGAGCCTTTCGGCACAGGCTAAAGTTTTACGTGCGCTGCAGGAGAATAAGATCTCGCGGGTGGGAAGTGATAAAGATATAAAAGTGGATGTTCGGGTAGTGGCAGCTACCAATAAAGACCTGAAAAGAGAAATTGAGGAAAAGAAATTCCGGGAAGATCTTTTCCATCGTCTTGCTGTCATTTTAGTTCAGGTACCGCCATTAAATGAACGTCGGGAGGATATTCCGTTATTGGTAGAATTTTTCAGCGAAAAGATTACAGAAGAACAGGGCAGCATCAAGAAAAATTTTACTGAAGGTGCCATAAACCTTTTAAAGGAATATGACTGGACGGGAAATATTCGCGAATTAAGGAATGTAGTGGAGCGACTTATCATCCTGGGTGGAAACGAGGTTACAGAAGAAGATGTAAGGTTGTTTGCAAGTAAAGCTTAA